DNA sequence from the Bombus pyrosoma isolate SC7728 linkage group LG12, ASM1482585v1, whole genome shotgun sequence genome:
ACCTCGCGCAGCGCTTAGAGACTAATTAAGCCAACGACATCAGTCGTTTTTTCCCAACTAGACTATCAAATCGTTGAAACAACAACAAGCGTCAAAAGCcacttaatttataataatgattGAATGTTGGTAAGTTTTGCGTTGGACTCCTTGATTACATAGgcaatattgtaattatatttttgtattgtattgcGTTGCACGCGTTTATTCATGATGAACTCGGTCGTCCAACCGGTTTAATACGATTTTCCTCCTACGTCGTTGGCGCAAGGATCAACATAGGTTCTACACTTGCACTCGGAggaacaattttattgaattcacTTACCTTGAACGATGACGCATGACTAGTTCTTTCTCCCACTAGATAATTTTTGATCTATTTCTCATTTAATTAACGTCAAACCTTGCAAAGATTTATGTCAATCGTACCGCGGGATTCTCAACTTACTGAATAGCGTTCCAATCACTATCGTTTCATCATAACGCATCTCTAATGaaaacgtacaattttttgCCGTTTTCCTAACAAAGAATAGTAAAGTAAAATGACTGAATAACaatgaatgaataatttaaagagaCATATTTACCATATTTCATCTAGTGACAAGCGGTATAATTGCGAAACAATCATTTTTCTCGAAGTTATGACATCATTGCATTCATTcatcttttaatctttctaaaatatatcatgtatGCATATATCATGCTTGcatattttgatgaaaaacAGGCAGatcgaaaacaaaaaattaaattcccgGCTATCACGAATGCAGAGTCATCGACAGAAGATCTGCCAAAAGAGAggtttaaaaaaggaaataaaaaaattggtGAAAAGATACTTGAAGCAGGAAAGTCCCAACACGTATATCTGAACTCAAGGGCATTCTGTCCCTCAATCCCCGAAACAGAGATTATTTAACCCATAGTTACTGATATGAAAAGATAACGAAAGTGAACAGACAGGTTTTCGATGCTCCGTTGGTTGAAGTTGGGCAAAAGGGACACGAGATAAACAGCAATGCCCGTTGAAGATCCCGTTCACCTTGGTTCGCGACTAGTAAGTATTCACCAGCAAGGTTCCTGCCCCTTTCCAGCCTGCAGGTTGCAAACCGCATCTCACTTCTTTATTCTCAGAGTATCTTCTATTCTTTCTTCTGTAATCACGTCCTAGAGCAATTTCTGTGTCTCGCTATGACAAAGCACTTTTCAACCGCATTCAATTACGTATCTCGATCTTTCTTATACTTTCGATATTCTTATGTCGTTattccataaattttaattattttcagagaaacggctttctttatttctaattcAATCGAGATATATTAACAAGGTTAATCATGTGCTACCTTTTATGTCATTCATCGATTTAAGATCAAAGGCCAAAGATCACAGCctaaaacttttataaatgCACTAGTATGCAGAATTAAGGAAACACTGGAATTCAACTGGGTTTCGGAACTCAAAATGAAATGTCACAACCCTAAGTTACACTCAACGGGTGTAAAACACTGTACGGgtgaaaatgattaataaagtACGATACACCGCGATGCCtgattaatgtttaatatagaCAAGGGCGCACATTTCTCCTCAGATCcaacgtttttcaaattccaaCGTTGACCAAATTTGCTTGGCCATACCCACCGACGAAAAAATATCAACGCGACGTTGTACTTTGGTTGATTGCATTCCACTGATACCAGTTCGGCACAAAAAGTAGAACGTGATCATTCGAATCGATACCACGATTCGACGGTCTTGGTCGTAGGCCCAGAGACGTGCTTCctccaattattttttcactgTTTGATGCGAGTCGTTGCAAGACGATGCTCATTTACACATCTTTGCTTAATATCCTCTTCATCCACTCAATCGCATCTACGTCTCGATACTCGAGCTATGAGAAGTTCGAGAATCTATACCCGCAAGCAAACTATATGACCAAATGTTGCGTCATCTAcgattattcttattattattagcttCCAACGAAGCTAAGAAGTATTCACTAGTATTTACTAAACATTCGTTGAAGAAAGACATTTAACGATCGCGTTCCAATGGGCGCCATGGACGACTAGATTTTAGATAGACAGACCGCAATATCGTTAAGCCAATTATGTACTAACAATATAGAATTCTCATAAATCACTTTCAGGTTTAGTATAAGCTGCGTAAACTATAAAGATAGTAATCCGCgtgatttatcgtttatttctcAACGCAAGGATAACCGAATAAATTGAAGGTATGTCGTTTTCTTTCAGATTTGTCCATTTACTGGCAATCAACAAAAAACAATGTCGACTATCGTAGATTGGTACAAAGAcgttataaacaataaatgccgtaagaaacatttttataagtaATACGTGAATACCTTTATAAGCGATTTGTGATTTATAATACGCCTCTTTAACAAATCCAGATCCATACACTCAGGATTGGTTTCTCGTGTCAGGACCAGGTCCTCTGGCGGTAATTCTCGTTACCTATGTGTATTTTTGCCTATCCGCTGGACCAAGGTACATGAAGGACAAGAAGCCGTACGAATTGAGGAAAACCATGATCGTGTACAACTTCGTTCAAGTGATATTTAGTATATATCTCTTTTATGAAGGATTGATGGCTGGATGGCTGCATGACTACAATTACTCTTGTCAGCCTGTTGACTATTCGGACAATCCAAAATCTATCAGGGTACTTTTCGTCATAATTCGCTAAACAAATGCCGAATAAACGGCGGAATATTGTATGTTAACGCTTGTGAAATTGTGATTTACAGATGGCTAAGATTGTGCACTTTTACTTCATATGCAAGTTGACAGAGCTTTTGGATACGGTGTTCTTTGTTCTTCGGAAGAAGAGTCGTCAGATCTCAACTCTTCACGTGTATCATCACACTCTAATGCCGGTTTGCGCTTGGATCGGAGTCAAGTTCCTGCCGAATGGCCATGGAACGTTTTTGGGCCTCGTCAATGCTTTCATTCACATAATCATGTACATGTACTACATGCTGTCCTCGATAGGGTCACACATGAACAAATATCTCTGGTGGAAAAGGTATATAACGATGCTCCAGTTGATTCAATTTGGCATGATTTTTATCCACACCATTCAACTATTCTTCAACGGATGCAATTATCCAAGGCCTATTGCGTTCCTGCTCTTGCTGAACGCGACGATCTTCATCTACATGTTCGGGTCGTTCTACGTCGAAAATTACCGTAAGAGACAACGAACACAGATAAAGGATGGGCAAATAAATATGGCAGCGAAGAAAGTGGAGTGAATTAATATCGTTGACGCGGTTTTCTTTTCGCTTGTTGTACTCCTCCTCGTTACAAAGGAACATTTCACCTTCGTTAGGTACATAGAAGCGTACTAGCACAGAATGGTAAATTTagtgtttcaaatatttattgctgATCGATTGATTTCGTATATTCGAAAACCAGAGACGATCTTCATCTCATCGATGACGATctcatttctttcctttacattttctttgttcaaaaatttattttatgatcgAACATTGACCACgcgtaatatatatttatgtatgaaatttatatatatatttatgtatgcatcttaaattatcaattatttttaaaatttttctatttaattatagtagagtttgtaagaaatatgtaagagttcctttcttttcttctttttattaaattcgatatatttttggtTGCCTAAAAGTGGAGCAGATGCATAATATGTATTCTGGGTATGAAGAGAACATATGTAGTCATACCAAAGATAGATAAATCTCGCTCCAGCCAGAGAAGTAAGTAGATTGTGATTCAAGACACCAGACAAcatgattttaaaaatcaagTATCTCCAGCTTGTGCCTTATCATGAAAGGAAAGTACTGCAttgaaaaaatacgaaatcaGTTTCATATCGTAACGTTCGGTCGATAACGTTGATAATGAAGGAAACATGATCAAAGGGTTTATCAATCAATTCGGCTCTTTCTATCAGCTCATCGAATTACACTGTTCGTCGATAAGATAGACCAATAATGTGCCTTTATCGAATCTTCCTTCGAATGAAAGTATTAATGTGCTTTattgtattgaaaatttattgtatgGGAAATAATTGGTACTTTTTCTAAACACTGTTTCCATAACAATTCGGTAACTATTTGGCACAACAACTTTTAATACGAATGTACATACCTACTTGTAagtgaaaatagaatttagaacAGAAGCAAAGGTCAATTTACTTTGTTTATACCAGTGCAAATAAGTTATAAAGACGTCCAGCGTTAGAAATAAAGTGAATTATCttaaattacgtataacgttgtacatcttttcaacgtttaaaaatttttctatttaattgtaatttctttaatgGAATGTGTTTATAAtagagtataaaaattaagatcTATAGAATTAGAAATCAAATAATGATTACGTAAGttcacaaaaatttattaacaatgaCAATACTTATTTGTAGAGTAATTTTGTggaaaaattatcgatacttttcaaagcaaaattaatttaatcgcatCATCtagttgtaaatatataaatatggaagtatatattcaataaagtagttacatttttagatatatctttgaatattCCTTTCCTTACGATTGAATTTCCTCGATGTCTTTTCTTCAATGATTTTGATATCcgttaatatcaattaaaccacgtttgaaataaacaaagcACGTATTGAAGGCCAGCGGATCTTCGATTATACGCTGGTCAATGTCCTTTTGTCGTTAAGGGTCACGACCATCGGACCCACGGGACCTCTTCATCCGTTTCACTTCAACGTTGCACACGTGTCAATGACGAATCGATTACTTGCAAGATCTGCTCAATTCTATAATTCTTCAATTAATTGTTTCTAATGCATATACGTCtaatgcaaataataattctaacaaATTCGTTTCCAAGTTCAATTAGTTACAACGAagtaatatttgcatattaatattccattcCTATTCATTCTACGTTTTTCATCCTCGATCTTGAAAAGCGCTTTGATCATCGAAAGTAACAATCCCAGTGCCTTAATACATAGAATCACATTCGCGAGAAGTGATTAgtagtatttgaaaaataaattcgagaCAAAGAGCTC
Encoded proteins:
- the LOC122573776 gene encoding elongation of very long chain fatty acids protein isoform X1; translated protein: MPVEDPVHLGSRLICPFTGNQQKTMSTIVDWYKDVINNKCHPYTQDWFLVSGPGPLAVILVTYVYFCLSAGPRYMKDKKPYELRKTMIVYNFVQVIFSIYLFYEGLMAGWLHDYNYSCQPVDYSDNPKSIRMAKIVHFYFICKLTELLDTVFFVLRKKSRQISTLHVYHHTLMPVCAWIGVKFLPNGHGTFLGLVNAFIHIIMYMYYMLSSIGSHMNKYLWWKRYITMLQLIQFGMIFIHTIQLFFNGCNYPRPIAFLLLLNATIFIYMFGSFYVENYRKRQRTQIKDGQINMAAKKVE
- the LOC122573776 gene encoding elongation of very long chain fatty acids protein isoform X2, which produces MSTIVDWYKDVINNKCHPYTQDWFLVSGPGPLAVILVTYVYFCLSAGPRYMKDKKPYELRKTMIVYNFVQVIFSIYLFYEGLMAGWLHDYNYSCQPVDYSDNPKSIRMAKIVHFYFICKLTELLDTVFFVLRKKSRQISTLHVYHHTLMPVCAWIGVKFLPNGHGTFLGLVNAFIHIIMYMYYMLSSIGSHMNKYLWWKRYITMLQLIQFGMIFIHTIQLFFNGCNYPRPIAFLLLLNATIFIYMFGSFYVENYRKRQRTQIKDGQINMAAKKVE